A portion of the Pseudoalteromonas luteoviolacea genome contains these proteins:
- the upp gene encoding uracil phosphoribosyltransferase — translation MALHVVEHPLLQHKIGLLREHGISTKKFRELVSEVGNLLTYEATRNLPTETTTIKSWTGDDLDVQEIRGKKITLVPILRAGLGMLDGVMQLLPAAKISVVGLQRNEETLEPVSYFEKLVGNLESRRALVVDPMLATGGSLIATIDLLKKSGCKNITAIVLVAAPEGVKAVAKAHPDVDVFTAALDSHLNENGYIVPGLGDAGDKIFGTQA, via the coding sequence ATGGCACTTCATGTTGTTGAGCACCCATTACTACAACACAAAATAGGCTTACTACGTGAGCACGGTATCTCGACTAAAAAGTTTCGTGAGCTGGTGTCGGAAGTCGGCAACTTGCTGACTTATGAGGCGACACGTAATTTACCAACCGAAACCACCACGATAAAAAGCTGGACTGGTGATGATTTGGATGTACAAGAGATCAGAGGTAAAAAAATCACGCTTGTGCCGATTTTAAGAGCTGGCCTTGGTATGTTAGACGGTGTGATGCAGCTGTTACCTGCTGCAAAAATCAGTGTTGTAGGATTACAAAGAAATGAAGAAACACTGGAACCTGTTTCGTACTTTGAAAAGTTAGTTGGTAACCTAGAGTCAAGAAGGGCATTGGTCGTTGATCCAATGTTGGCTACTGGTGGCTCACTCATCGCGACAATTGATTTACTTAAAAAATCTGGCTGTAAAAACATTACTGCCATTGTCTTGGTTGCAGCACCTGAGGGTGTTAAAGCTGTTGCAAAAGCACACCCTGATGTTGATGTATTCACCGCTGCACTTGATAGCCATCTTAACGAAAATGGCTATATTGTGCCGGGCTTAGGTGATGCAGGTGATAAAATATTTGGCACACAAGCCTAA
- a CDS encoding NAD(P)H nitroreductase — translation MDAIELLLTRQSDSKLSFPGPSEAQLEIIKKAALKVPDHGGLAPWKFIVVNEDARDKLGEIYYKAAVEEEQNERTVSRAKELPHRAPMMIIAVSPYQEHPKVPRVEQIESAACACFAMQQAAFAQHLSGVWRTGYFAQSPAVKRELGLNEKDEIVGFLYLGTPTIQCAKPVRHEPNSFFTEL, via the coding sequence ATGGATGCCATTGAGCTTTTGCTGACACGTCAATCTGACAGCAAGTTATCCTTTCCAGGCCCAAGTGAAGCGCAACTAGAAATTATTAAAAAAGCGGCGTTAAAAGTGCCAGATCACGGTGGCCTAGCACCATGGAAGTTTATTGTTGTTAATGAAGATGCACGAGATAAGTTAGGCGAAATATATTATAAAGCAGCAGTTGAAGAAGAGCAAAATGAGCGGACAGTGTCTCGCGCAAAAGAACTACCGCATCGCGCACCGATGATGATCATTGCTGTATCTCCATATCAAGAACATCCGAAAGTTCCTCGAGTTGAACAAATTGAAAGTGCAGCGTGTGCTTGTTTTGCAATGCAACAGGCTGCATTTGCGCAGCATTTGTCAGGTGTTTGGAGAACTGGCTACTTTGCACAAAGCCCAGCAGTCAAACGTGAGCTAGGGTTGAACGAAAAAGACGAAATTGTCGGTTTTCTTTATCTTGGTACACCAACAATTCAATGTGCGAAACCTGTTCGTCACGAACCCAATTCATTCTTCACTGAATTATAA
- a CDS encoding HvfX family Cu-binding RiPP maturation protein — MINKIQSIYQTSIEKADILSGLAPLILRLIVAPVMIIAGYNKLNLAKEDAGFLESLLADENVVAWFGNPDWGLGLPFPDLLAFLAGWTEFLGGWLILIGLMTRLISIPLMVTMFVAATQVHWHNGWFSVAPANPDTSAAQVFAWLGSDTAKASLENSLQVAERLDRIKSIVSTHGFPEYLYEKGNIVILNNGIEFAAIYFAMFLSLFFTGGGRLFSLDYWIAKLLSSKT, encoded by the coding sequence ATGATTAATAAAATCCAATCCATTTATCAAACTAGCATCGAAAAAGCCGACATTCTAAGTGGACTTGCCCCACTTATTTTGAGGTTAATTGTTGCGCCAGTCATGATCATTGCTGGGTATAACAAACTTAATTTAGCTAAAGAAGATGCTGGCTTTTTAGAAAGCTTGCTAGCAGATGAAAACGTAGTTGCTTGGTTTGGCAATCCAGACTGGGGTCTAGGGTTACCATTTCCTGATTTACTAGCATTTTTAGCAGGTTGGACAGAGTTTTTAGGCGGTTGGCTTATCTTAATTGGACTGATGACCCGCTTGATATCCATTCCGTTGATGGTGACGATGTTCGTTGCAGCTACGCAAGTTCATTGGCATAACGGTTGGTTTTCGGTCGCGCCAGCAAATCCTGATACCAGTGCAGCGCAAGTATTTGCTTGGCTTGGTAGTGATACTGCAAAAGCGAGTTTGGAAAACAGCTTGCAAGTTGCAGAACGATTAGACAGGATTAAATCGATTGTCAGTACCCATGGGTTTCCAGAGTACCTATATGAGAAAGGGAATATCGTGATTTTAAATAACGGTATTGAGTTTGCTGCAATTTATTTTGCGATGTTTTTAAGCTTGTTCTTTACCGGAGGCGGACGTTTATTCAGTTTGGATTATTGGATAGCAAAACTACTTAGCTCAAAGACCTAA
- a CDS encoding FAD-dependent oxidoreductase yields MLEQKLKLKNSELRNRLVMGSMHTGLEEGWHNRKRLRAFYEERAKGGVGLIITGGYSPNIRGKLTPVASSFNSRYDVIKHKAYTDAVHQHQGKICLQLLHAGRYAYHPFNVGPSKIKAPINPYTPKSMSIGMIKSTIKDFAKSAYMAEKAGYDGVEIMGSEGYLINEFMAPHTNHRTDEYGGTLENRMRLAIDIVKAVRARVSSKFIIVFRLSVMDLVPNGSTSDEVTVQAQALEAAGVDILNTGIGWHEARVPTIASMVPPGAFREASKRLKDVVDIPVVAVNRINTPELANNILDKGEADLISMARPLLADPEFFNKYAENKPEQINICIGCNQGCLDHVFKGKRATCLVNPQAGFELDYPLEQTSSTKDVLVVGAGPAGLSVSCYLAKKGHKVTLIDKNAQAGGQFNLAMRIPGKEDFKLALKYFLNEVIRLGVKMELGKSYSNEMAGNFDDIVFATGVSPRMSKIECSDGKRVFAYDEVIRKEVELGEKIAILGAGGIGFDMVAFLTEPENQSIEDFKGQWGIEQSVVPSSEQRKIYMLKRSAGRFGSGLGKTTGWIHRAVAKHHQVEQISGCEYVSFSKNGLVVRVDGKEQTLDVDTVIACIGQTSNESDFDKESLPSNHHVIGGALLASAIDAKRAIYEALQVARKI; encoded by the coding sequence ATGTTAGAACAAAAATTAAAACTTAAAAATTCTGAGCTACGTAACCGCTTGGTCATGGGATCAATGCATACAGGACTTGAAGAGGGGTGGCATAACCGAAAAAGGCTACGCGCTTTTTATGAGGAAAGGGCAAAAGGCGGAGTCGGTTTGATCATAACGGGTGGTTATAGTCCAAACATCCGAGGTAAGCTAACACCCGTTGCGTCTTCTTTCAATTCGCGTTACGACGTGATCAAGCACAAAGCGTATACCGATGCTGTTCATCAACATCAGGGGAAAATTTGTCTTCAGCTACTTCATGCAGGACGCTACGCTTACCACCCGTTTAATGTTGGTCCAAGTAAAATTAAAGCGCCGATTAATCCATACACGCCTAAATCAATGTCGATAGGCATGATTAAAAGTACTATCAAGGACTTTGCCAAGTCAGCTTACATGGCAGAAAAGGCTGGGTATGACGGCGTAGAAATCATGGGCTCTGAAGGGTATCTAATTAATGAGTTTATGGCACCGCATACTAATCATCGTACTGATGAATATGGCGGGACGCTGGAAAACCGCATGCGACTGGCTATTGATATTGTAAAAGCGGTCAGAGCACGTGTGTCTAGTAAGTTTATTATTGTCTTCAGACTATCTGTGATGGATCTAGTGCCTAACGGCTCCACCAGCGATGAAGTCACTGTGCAAGCCCAAGCGCTTGAAGCGGCAGGTGTGGATATTCTGAATACCGGCATTGGTTGGCATGAAGCGCGAGTGCCCACTATTGCTAGTATGGTGCCTCCTGGTGCATTTAGAGAAGCGTCAAAACGTTTAAAAGATGTTGTAGACATACCTGTTGTTGCTGTTAATCGGATAAATACACCTGAGCTTGCAAACAATATTTTAGATAAAGGCGAAGCAGATCTTATCTCGATGGCAAGACCATTACTGGCTGATCCTGAGTTTTTCAATAAGTATGCTGAAAATAAACCCGAGCAAATCAATATTTGTATTGGCTGTAATCAGGGGTGTTTAGACCATGTTTTCAAAGGTAAGCGAGCAACATGTTTGGTCAATCCGCAGGCCGGCTTTGAATTAGACTATCCACTGGAACAAACCTCAAGCACTAAAGATGTGTTAGTCGTCGGTGCGGGGCCAGCCGGGTTATCAGTGAGTTGCTATTTGGCTAAAAAAGGTCACAAGGTTACGTTGATTGATAAAAACGCACAGGCTGGTGGCCAGTTTAACTTGGCCATGCGCATCCCCGGCAAAGAAGATTTTAAATTGGCACTTAAGTATTTTTTAAACGAAGTAATACGGCTTGGAGTCAAAATGGAGCTTGGCAAATCTTACAGTAATGAGATGGCAGGTAACTTCGATGATATTGTATTTGCAACTGGAGTAAGCCCACGTATGTCCAAGATTGAGTGTAGCGACGGCAAACGCGTTTTTGCTTATGACGAAGTTATTCGTAAAGAGGTGGAGCTTGGTGAGAAAATCGCAATTTTAGGGGCTGGTGGTATCGGTTTTGATATGGTTGCCTTTTTAACAGAGCCTGAAAATCAATCAATAGAAGACTTTAAAGGGCAGTGGGGCATTGAGCAGTCCGTTGTGCCATCCAGTGAGCAGCGTAAAATATACATGCTTAAACGCAGTGCAGGTCGCTTCGGTTCAGGTTTAGGGAAGACAACAGGCTGGATCCACCGAGCCGTGGCTAAGCATCACCAAGTTGAGCAAATATCAGGCTGTGAGTATGTTTCTTTTTCCAAGAATGGACTGGTCGTTCGTGTTGACGGGAAAGAGCAAACACTTGATGTAGATACAGTGATAGCTTGTATTGGTCAAACTTCAAATGAGTCCGATTTTGATAAAGAAAGTTTACCTAGTAATCACCATGTGATTGGCGGTGCATTACTTGCCAGTGCGATTGACGCAAAACGCGCGATATACGAAGCTCTGCAAGTCGCAAGAAAGATATAA
- the sppA gene encoding signal peptide peptidase SppA — protein sequence MIAKLFKGIWHALNFSRRLLVNLVFVVLIIGVVIAMMSSEEEILVPQDSVLRLNLSGMLVEQLTYIDPVDAAFDDAFGPSDKPMEVLVDDVVKVINKAAHDDRIKAIHLDLKSLYHGHLDKLRDITTALEEFKESGKPVYAHGPYFTQTQYYLASTANEISMHPYGGISIKGFGTYPMYFKDALDKLQITQHIFRVGTYKSAVEPFIRNDMSDAAKEANKLWLNSLWGQYKEDVAARRSFDTDNFDETLAQFGEKMSTVAGDSAQFAIKYGWVDSLETDQQFNDKLVELVGTDAKGNKYKQVKFKEYLASISSFPAQSNPFADKVAVVVAKGQIVDGKRKAGMIGGDSTAALLRKARLNKNVKAVVLRIDSGGGSMFASEQIRNEVLAIKAAGKPIVASMGSVAASGGYWIAASANEIWASPSTITGSIGIFGTIFTFENSLKELGVYSDGVATTELRSSSISRGIDPQYADIIQMGVEDAYDKFLSMISEARNLDKEDVNEVAQGRVWLAPQALEFGLIDKLGNKDEAIKSAAALASLENYEVFTVEQTLSEKERLMQQIFGAELVQSLLPNATQPNTLQKVTQQSINQLINKVQQSANMIELYNDPNSIYSLCTMCDVSQ from the coding sequence CTGATCGCAAAACTATTTAAAGGCATATGGCATGCGTTGAACTTCTCTCGCAGGCTACTTGTAAACTTGGTATTTGTTGTACTTATCATTGGCGTTGTCATCGCTATGATGTCATCAGAAGAGGAAATTCTCGTACCACAAGATAGCGTATTACGATTAAATTTATCGGGTATGCTTGTAGAACAATTAACGTACATTGATCCTGTAGATGCAGCGTTTGATGATGCATTTGGTCCGAGCGACAAACCAATGGAAGTACTTGTTGATGACGTCGTAAAAGTTATCAACAAAGCAGCCCATGATGATCGCATCAAAGCAATACATTTAGATTTGAAAAGTCTATACCACGGGCACTTAGATAAATTACGAGATATCACTACTGCGCTAGAGGAATTTAAAGAATCAGGCAAACCTGTTTATGCGCATGGCCCTTATTTTACGCAAACACAATATTATCTAGCTTCAACTGCCAATGAAATTTCTATGCACCCTTATGGTGGAATTAGCATAAAAGGCTTCGGTACATACCCTATGTACTTCAAAGATGCGCTAGATAAACTGCAAATAACTCAACATATATTCCGAGTAGGCACGTATAAATCTGCGGTTGAGCCATTTATCCGAAATGATATGTCTGATGCCGCAAAAGAAGCCAACAAATTGTGGCTAAATAGCTTATGGGGGCAGTATAAAGAAGACGTTGCTGCACGCAGATCATTTGATACAGACAATTTTGATGAAACGTTAGCTCAGTTTGGCGAGAAAATGTCGACGGTTGCAGGCGACTCTGCACAATTCGCCATTAAATATGGTTGGGTTGACTCATTAGAAACTGATCAACAATTTAATGACAAACTAGTAGAGTTGGTTGGCACTGACGCTAAAGGCAACAAATACAAACAAGTAAAATTCAAAGAGTACTTGGCTTCAATATCTAGCTTCCCTGCCCAATCAAACCCTTTCGCTGACAAAGTTGCAGTGGTTGTTGCTAAAGGTCAAATAGTCGATGGTAAACGAAAGGCGGGAATGATTGGTGGTGATTCTACTGCTGCACTACTCAGAAAAGCGCGCCTAAATAAAAACGTTAAAGCCGTTGTTCTTCGTATTGATTCCGGTGGCGGTAGTATGTTTGCATCTGAGCAAATTCGTAATGAAGTTTTAGCTATCAAAGCGGCTGGTAAACCAATAGTTGCCTCGATGGGCTCAGTTGCAGCCTCAGGCGGATATTGGATAGCTGCATCCGCTAATGAAATCTGGGCTTCTCCTTCTACCATTACCGGTTCCATTGGTATTTTTGGCACTATTTTCACGTTTGAAAATTCATTGAAAGAGCTTGGCGTATACTCTGATGGTGTTGCAACAACAGAGCTTAGGTCTTCTTCTATCTCACGTGGTATCGACCCTCAATACGCCGACATTATACAAATGGGTGTAGAAGATGCTTATGACAAGTTTTTATCAATGATCTCAGAAGCAAGAAATCTCGACAAAGAAGATGTAAATGAAGTTGCTCAAGGCCGTGTTTGGTTAGCACCTCAAGCATTAGAGTTTGGTTTAATTGACAAGCTTGGTAACAAGGACGAGGCGATTAAATCTGCTGCTGCACTAGCAAGCCTAGAAAATTATGAAGTGTTTACAGTAGAACAAACGCTTAGTGAAAAAGAGCGGCTGATGCAACAAATTTTCGGCGCCGAATTAGTTCAATCACTATTACCAAATGCAACGCAACCTAATACACTGCAAAAAGTAACACAGCAAAGCATCAATCAACTAATCAATAAAGTACAACAAAGTGCAAATATGATTGAACTATATAACGACCCAAACAGTATATATAGTTTGTGTACTATGTGTGATGTGTCGCAATAG
- the ansA gene encoding asparaginase produces MKRKKIYIAYTGGTIGMKQSSKGYVPVAGYLTETVKNNAEFTREEMPLFDIHEYCPLIDSSDMSPLHWQLIAEDIQSKYDDYDGFVVLHGTDTMAYTASALSFMFENLTKPVIVTGSQIPLSQLRSDGQVNLLNAMYLAANYPIAEVSLFFNNKLFRGNRALKAHADGFDAFASPNLAPLAQVGINIQLQEGKLSPYVDQDLDVTSIQSQQIAVLHLYPGISATMVENVLSSDVKALILLSFGVGNAPQQDDILATLKSASERGVVIVNLTQCIQGQVNMGGYATGNALLNCGVISGYDMTLEACLTKLHYLFSQELELETIRHLMQDNLRGELTR; encoded by the coding sequence ATGAAAAGAAAAAAAATCTACATTGCCTATACTGGCGGTACCATAGGAATGAAGCAATCAAGCAAAGGGTATGTGCCCGTTGCAGGTTATCTCACAGAAACTGTAAAGAACAACGCTGAATTCACACGTGAAGAAATGCCGTTATTTGATATTCATGAATATTGTCCGCTCATTGACTCTTCAGACATGTCTCCTCTGCATTGGCAATTAATCGCAGAAGATATTCAATCTAAATACGATGATTATGATGGATTTGTAGTGTTGCATGGAACTGACACTATGGCATACACAGCATCTGCCCTGTCTTTCATGTTTGAAAACCTCACAAAACCCGTGATCGTCACAGGCTCTCAAATCCCACTGTCTCAGCTTAGATCTGACGGGCAAGTTAACTTATTAAATGCAATGTATCTTGCAGCAAACTATCCCATTGCCGAAGTCAGCTTGTTTTTCAACAATAAGTTATTCAGAGGTAATCGTGCGCTTAAAGCGCATGCTGATGGGTTTGATGCTTTTGCATCCCCTAACCTAGCTCCGCTTGCTCAGGTAGGGATCAATATTCAGCTCCAAGAAGGCAAGTTGAGCCCTTATGTCGATCAAGACTTAGATGTCACCTCTATTCAATCTCAGCAAATTGCGGTACTGCACCTCTATCCTGGAATTAGCGCCACTATGGTTGAAAATGTACTGTCATCCGATGTTAAAGCGCTTATTTTACTTAGTTTTGGTGTAGGAAATGCTCCACAACAGGACGATATTTTGGCAACCTTGAAGAGTGCGTCTGAACGTGGTGTTGTCATTGTAAACCTAACGCAATGTATACAAGGTCAAGTGAATATGGGCGGCTATGCAACTGGTAATGCATTATTGAACTGTGGGGTGATCAGCGGCTATGACATGACGCTTGAAGCATGTTTAACAAAGTTACATTACTTATTCAGTCAGGAGTTAGAGCTAGAAACAATTCGACACCTAATGCAAGATAACTTGCGTGGAGAGCTGACAAGATAA
- the gndA gene encoding NADP-dependent phosphogluconate dehydrogenase: MQVALVGLGVMGKNLALNLIEKGMTLVAYDKNPDAGAELISCAQSLGVEERLHIVSDLGDMVKRLEPPRSVLLLVPAGELVDSVCNELIEAGVSKGDIIVDCGNSNYKDGIARKLKYQNKFEFATMGISGGAEGARHGPAMMASGSEGGWERLVPWFEKVAASYNDESCFARVGQSASGHFVKMVHNGIEYALMQLIAEVYHLLRIGTGRTPKEVAEVFESWSEGELNSYLLSISRHILSLEDSSQTPLVDLIDNKVGAKGTGLWTAQNALELGIAVPSLVAAVQARHLTNTISTLAAKEMTYQAKETQKIDIDLDELKSAFYFASLLCYRQGLALIKGASRSHQWKVDLAKTLQTWRAGCIIRADYLDDIAKGVDFIDTLEAEAHALRSITGQAIQTGLAFPVLASTQTYIATLSTPSNGHLVQAQRDYFGEHGIKTHSGETSHLTDLVDLPEKVR, from the coding sequence ATGCAAGTTGCATTAGTTGGTTTAGGTGTAATGGGCAAAAACCTTGCACTGAACTTAATTGAGAAAGGTATGACATTAGTCGCCTATGATAAAAACCCAGACGCTGGTGCTGAGCTAATTAGTTGTGCGCAATCGTTGGGTGTAGAAGAGCGCCTCCATATCGTATCGGATCTCGGTGATATGGTTAAAAGGCTAGAGCCTCCTCGTTCGGTATTATTATTAGTACCCGCAGGCGAGCTTGTAGACAGTGTTTGTAATGAACTAATTGAAGCCGGCGTGTCAAAAGGCGACATCATTGTTGATTGCGGAAACAGTAACTACAAAGATGGTATTGCACGGAAACTTAAATACCAAAATAAATTTGAATTTGCCACTATGGGTATCTCAGGTGGTGCTGAAGGTGCAAGACACGGACCTGCGATGATGGCCAGTGGCTCAGAAGGCGGTTGGGAGCGATTGGTACCATGGTTTGAAAAAGTAGCTGCAAGCTATAACGACGAGTCATGTTTTGCGCGTGTTGGTCAATCTGCAAGTGGTCATTTTGTGAAAATGGTTCACAACGGTATTGAGTATGCATTGATGCAACTTATTGCTGAAGTTTACCATTTATTACGTATAGGTACTGGTCGCACGCCAAAAGAAGTTGCTGAAGTTTTCGAATCTTGGTCTGAGGGTGAACTTAACAGCTATTTGCTTTCAATTTCACGTCATATTTTAAGTCTAGAAGACAGCAGTCAAACACCTCTTGTCGATCTAATTGACAATAAAGTAGGTGCAAAAGGCACGGGCCTTTGGACTGCACAAAATGCACTAGAGTTGGGGATTGCAGTTCCTTCATTGGTTGCTGCAGTACAAGCACGTCACTTAACGAATACGATCAGTACGCTTGCAGCGAAAGAGATGACTTATCAAGCGAAAGAAACCCAAAAAATCGATATCGATTTGGATGAGCTTAAGTCAGCATTTTATTTTGCTAGCTTGCTCTGCTACCGTCAGGGCCTTGCGTTAATTAAAGGCGCATCACGTTCACATCAGTGGAAAGTTGATCTTGCTAAGACATTACAAACTTGGCGTGCCGGTTGTATCATTCGTGCAGATTATCTTGATGACATCGCAAAGGGTGTTGATTTCATCGATACACTTGAAGCAGAAGCGCATGCACTAAGAAGTATTACAGGGCAAGCTATCCAGACTGGCTTAGCATTCCCAGTACTTGCTTCGACACAAACTTATATTGCAACGCTAAGCACGCCTAGCAATGGTCACCTAGTTCAAGCACAGCGAGACTATTTTGGTGAGCATGGCATTAAAACACACAGTGGTGAGACTTCTCATTTAACTGATTTAGTCGATTTGCCTGAAAAGGTACGTTAA
- the pyk gene encoding pyruvate kinase translates to MLRRTKIVATLGPATDRDNNLEKIIRAGANVVRLNFSHGVAQDHKNRADAVREIAKRLDTHVSILADLQGPKIRVSTFAEGKVNLEVGAKFTLDAELGLGEGTVDAVGIDYKELPQDVNTGDLLLLNDGLIQLTVDEVVGKKVNCTVTVGGVLSNNKGINRLGGGLTAPAFTDKDKEDLLTATEIGVDYIAVSFPRSGDDMRYVRGLAEKAGSNAQLLAKIERAEAVETVEAIDDIVLASDAVMVARGDLGVEIGDAALVGKQKQIISRARSLNRTVVTATQMMESMIDNPMPTRAEVMDVANAVLDGTDAVMLSAETAAGDYPEETVATMARVCLGAESQPETHISKHRLDSMFADTSETLALSAMYAANHLDSVKAIVALTESGNTSKLMSRISSGLPIYSLSRHARTLGQTALYRGVYPVYFDSTSCTADSLVKDALNSLVESGSLEKGDTVILTHGDLMETIGATNTLKIVTV, encoded by the coding sequence ATGCTAAGACGCACGAAAATAGTTGCCACATTGGGACCAGCTACAGATAGAGATAATAATTTAGAAAAAATCATTCGCGCAGGTGCTAATGTAGTACGACTAAACTTTTCCCATGGTGTAGCGCAAGATCACAAAAACAGAGCAGACGCTGTTCGAGAAATCGCTAAAAGACTAGACACTCACGTTTCAATCCTTGCGGATCTGCAAGGCCCTAAAATTCGTGTATCTACTTTCGCAGAAGGTAAAGTCAACCTAGAAGTAGGCGCAAAATTCACACTAGATGCAGAACTTGGCCTAGGTGAAGGCACTGTTGATGCGGTAGGTATTGACTATAAAGAACTACCTCAAGATGTAAACACAGGTGACCTTTTACTATTGAATGATGGTTTAATTCAACTAACCGTTGATGAAGTTGTTGGTAAAAAAGTTAATTGTACTGTGACAGTTGGTGGTGTCTTGTCAAATAACAAAGGCATCAACCGATTAGGCGGAGGTCTAACGGCACCTGCTTTTACTGATAAAGACAAAGAAGACTTACTTACAGCAACAGAAATTGGCGTAGACTACATCGCCGTTTCTTTCCCGCGCAGCGGCGACGACATGCGTTATGTAAGAGGCCTTGCAGAAAAAGCAGGTTCTAACGCTCAGTTACTTGCAAAAATCGAACGTGCAGAAGCTGTTGAGACAGTTGAAGCAATCGATGATATTGTACTGGCCTCAGACGCAGTCATGGTTGCTCGAGGTGATTTAGGTGTTGAGATTGGCGATGCAGCGCTAGTTGGTAAACAAAAACAAATAATCAGCCGTGCACGCTCGTTAAACAGAACCGTTGTCACTGCGACTCAGATGATGGAGTCAATGATTGACAACCCAATGCCAACCCGAGCTGAAGTCATGGACGTTGCAAACGCAGTACTTGATGGCACTGATGCGGTTATGCTTTCAGCTGAGACGGCAGCAGGTGACTACCCAGAAGAAACCGTCGCGACAATGGCACGTGTTTGTTTGGGTGCTGAATCTCAGCCAGAAACACACATTTCAAAGCACAGACTAGACAGCATGTTTGCAGATACATCGGAGACGTTAGCTCTGTCTGCTATGTATGCAGCAAACCACTTAGATTCTGTTAAAGCTATCGTCGCATTAACAGAATCCGGTAACACCTCTAAATTGATGTCTAGGATAAGTTCTGGTTTACCAATCTACTCGCTTTCTCGCCATGCAAGAACGCTGGGGCAAACGGCATTGTATCGTGGTGTATACCCAGTATATTTCGATTCAACAAGCTGTACAGCAGACTCTTTGGTTAAAGATGCATTGAACTCGCTGGTTGAAAGTGGCTCTCTTGAAAAAGGTGATACCGTAATTCTTACACATGGCGACTTAATGGAAACTATTGGTGCAACCAATACGTTGAAAATTGTCACTGTGTAA
- a CDS encoding LytR/AlgR family response regulator transcription factor → MSKIKTIIVDDEPLARKGLSVRLREFEEIEVIELCNGGQKAIDICQQQDIDLVFLDIQMPGLNGFEVARILSESVKPLPAIVFVTAFDHYAVKAFEIHALDYILKPVDDNRLKQAIEKVQSYLKNQQDNAHKKKLASFVAGITGNNCEEILKKLATGDAIEDKKFPESLAVKEQGEIIRVSTATIQWIDAAGDYMCLHCADGQTHILRKTMKELEQELDPKLFVRVHRSAIVNTGQISKLVTQSSGEYLLVLDNGQELKVSRSYRDKVKSALAS, encoded by the coding sequence ATGAGCAAGATTAAAACGATAATTGTTGACGACGAGCCGCTAGCGAGAAAGGGCTTGTCAGTCAGACTAAGAGAATTTGAAGAAATAGAAGTAATTGAACTTTGTAACGGTGGACAAAAAGCTATAGATATTTGTCAGCAACAGGATATTGATTTGGTCTTTCTAGATATCCAGATGCCGGGTTTAAATGGCTTTGAAGTAGCACGCATTTTAAGTGAAAGTGTAAAACCTTTACCTGCTATTGTCTTTGTTACAGCGTTTGATCACTATGCGGTCAAGGCGTTTGAAATCCACGCTTTGGATTACATCCTTAAACCAGTAGATGACAACAGACTAAAACAGGCGATTGAGAAAGTGCAAAGTTATTTAAAGAACCAACAAGACAACGCCCATAAGAAAAAGCTAGCAAGCTTTGTGGCGGGAATAACCGGAAATAATTGCGAAGAGATACTTAAAAAATTAGCTACAGGCGATGCAATTGAAGACAAAAAGTTCCCTGAGTCGCTTGCAGTAAAAGAGCAGGGTGAAATTATCAGAGTGTCGACTGCCACTATTCAGTGGATTGATGCTGCTGGTGATTACATGTGTTTACACTGTGCTGATGGCCAGACACATATCTTGCGAAAGACAATGAAGGAACTAGAGCAAGAGCTAGATCCCAAACTGTTTGTACGAGTACACCGTTCTGCAATTGTAAATACTGGACAAATTAGTAAGTTGGTAACACAAAGCAGTGGTGAATATTTGCTTGTGCTGGACAATGGTCAAGAGCTGAAAGTAAGTAGAAGTTACAGAGATAAAGTTAAATCAGCGTTGGCGAGCTAA